cgactgaaattttgggaAGATGCTGTCAATAAACTATACAAGGAGGATCTGAAACATGTTCCTGATCAGCCAGTAATACAGGAACTCAAAAAAGCGATCGACAATCATAAACTCACCAAACGATACTTTCAACGAATTGTCAGCTCTCGACTGAATACCAATCTTCGGTTTGTGACAACCAAACAACTGGAGGAATACGTTGAGGATTCCGTTTCCACTGTTCTGTATCTGATTCTGGAATCTCATGGAGTAAGAAACGTTCACGCCGATCACGTAGCGTCACATCTGGGTAAAGCCCAGGGAATAGTAAATTTACTGCGATCGATTCCATGCCAAGAACGGCGAAATGTTGTACCGATTCCGCAGGAAATCTTAATGCAACATGGTGTCAGTCAGGAACGTGTGCTGAGAAATAAAAAGGACGACAAAGGAGTGGAAgaggtaatttttcaaatggctggtgttgCCCATCGACACTTTGAACACGCACGAAATCTTATGGATTCAGTTCCGAAGCAGGTGAGGCCTGTGTTTTTGCCTGGCGTTGCCACAGGTCGATTCTTGGAACGACTAAGACAAACCAATTTTCATCTGACCGATCCCAGACTGCTACAGAGTGATTCCATGCTGCCCCTGTTATTTTACTGGGGCTATTTCCGAGGGAAATTTtagcaaaaataaataaacattgtTAATCTAGTCAAAAACCAGGTGAAGATAATAATTGTAAAGAAAGAAAATTCTTATTTcacaatattgattatagatcgTAGTAACAGCTGACAAAACCGTATGCGTGATAAAGTTTGCACCATTGCAGGTCTAGGTCCATTTCTCTCCAGGTACGGGTAATGTTTTTTGGGTTTGTTGTGCTCGTGTGGCGTGAACCTTGGCTTTCAAAGGGGGCTATACTAAATAAGCGGATTATGCCCCGttcacacttctgctggctgccagcatgctggtgtcagtgtactaccctcttaggaaaaaacgttcaactatgGTCCAATGattcaaagtattagaccaacggaggaccaccgttgaacgtttttttcctcagagggaagtacactgacaccagcatgctggcagccagcagaagtgtaaacggggcattaggaTCGGGGCTGGATGGCGGCCACATATTTTTCGCCCATAACAGCAGATATTCTTGCAACCACTTCTGAGTGCGGTCCGTGGTGCGGCATCCTATTTTGTTGACAAACAACATTTGGCTCAGGACCTTTCTGTTATTTACTCCACAGAAgaacatacacacttaaattttattgctgaatctcggcgaaATAATCGTTGAACGACATACacaaaatattcgttcagtttgtggATCGGTTTGTTGCGGTTTTttccttgcaaaaatagtgtgaaaattagatgTTACCTTCGtacagaaagaaaatttgttgttattctatgagaagtagaagtattgtacaggtatgtagtgttagttaaaaaaaaataagtggaaaattctgcagtaaaactagtccaacggagctccaactcctcatattaaaaatggctcaacaatggacctctgtctgccgggtttgtggaacgaaaaaaatggcattcggttcaacggtctgttttaaaatcggcaaacgaaggtcccgtgttggcctcccgctgaacgattgattggacgttcattggaccaatgatccaacgtattgaaccaatgaaggaccaccgttgaacgttttttctaagagggtactGAGAATTTCGGCAGTCCTTTATTGTCAATTATTGCCTAATTTGTCAGCAGCAATTTTGCTGTTAGTTTGGCATAAGCGATCGGGTTCGAATCATGGTttaccgagtcatcagtaatcgagtGTAGAAAGGATTTTGCTTTATTATTGCACGAAAAACTTATTATGAAACGCAAGTTTTGGTAAAGAGTGTATTTTATTAATGCTCACTTTAAGtaaaaacaattcaaatcacGAAAAGAAATATCACAGATAAAAACAAATATTCATAAATGTATATAAAAAGAACATTTTGATTTCACTTAGTTTTTCTCGTAATACTGAAATTTCTTTCATTCGTCAAATTCGTATAGATTTTCAGCTCCATtgacattagatgacaagtgtcgCGCTgaatttcagtaaaagctaacacactgttcgaaatctcggcaaacggatttgctgatttcggtatatttgttgtttacggaCAAGTTAAGCAAcatattatgccaaacttcggcaaTAAAATGcgctttaccgaaatatcagaacttttcaataacgaatttcggcaatgtgcatttgaattattgaacaatcagtaaaatttcgtgttgccgatctaattctGCATTTCAATTTACGGAGCTCGAGACTcgattttaagtgtgtacttaCTTAGAATTTCGATTTAGACATTAGTGCGTGGGCCAAATCACGAATATGCCGCCATTTCGTCATGATGCAACTGTCAAACTAgttagatcgttttcttttacaTGCGGCCTACTATGGCATGAGCTGTAGCTTACGTGCATGCAGAGAAAACCAAGGTAtagtcacagagaacagatatacaggctcgaacaaaatttttcaaaatcctgtgtaaattttaaatttgctatacactggaaacactactgccacctactcgactattcaccgttatctttcaaaacgttccactacgatcatgaacgataacaaaatcctcctgctcaAACTAgttagatcgttttcttttacaTGCGGCCTACTATGGCATGAGCTGTAGCTTACGTGCATGCAGAGAAAACCAAGGTAtagtcacagagaacagatatacaggctcgaacaaaatttttcaaaatcctgtgtaaattttaaatttgctatacactggaaacactactgccacctactcgactattcaccgttatctttcaaaacgttccactacgatcatgaacgataacaaaatcctcctgccttttatataaatattcatactacaacaattttaacgtTTATCACACGATTTACCTAAGTATTGAGGACAACTTTATTTCTACGTCGCATAAAtcgcacgagaattcgatcggaataaaacaaaattaaacttgccattttaaccaacagcaaaacaaaaatctagcgtgaagtgaatgttgcacccaaaattgtggctcataTGAAGTAagacccaaatcgtggtggcacctcgtgtcgatcgtggtgacatctgcaagtgttcaccacgctgattgagcaaattttacacaaagttcatatgtgagcgtGTATAtttgtcacagactaacagacaggacactcaaattagattcttcaatcgttttaacggtcatttcgaatattcctttatttggtacagtactcacatgtgtcatgatggcgccccgttaccctatcaaaaacatcctgtctgtcatctagactgtgtttatttttttcatttaccaacagagttgccattcatacagaattacctgtaatgtattgatttgcatacgtccatgcgaatttcatgcaggatacagatttattacatattgccaaaactgtaCACAGAATTGTgcgtacttctcatcctccaacgcaatacaaaatcgaacccgttttgttgcaatatttacttgcttctggtctgccgacACTTAATTTCGGTTGAAAActtccaacacaataaaaaatagtcttgatgaacaacgttgagtcaaataaatggttaccttccaacatcgcgaaaaagttaaatatattatcaacgtaatccaataatttattgtgatgattcattttcgaatattttgatGACATcgggcatccctgcaagcagctgatcggtgttgacaaacgagggaaaaccaactagtaaaaaaacttttacataacacaaggggtgtaccgatagtaaatagttcgcgcagcataatataggtggaactagtgcatcacgaaaaattatttttaaaagaatttactcatactgtcatgtctgttataccatgttcacattagcgcttatattacttgatataccgagatgatatgcatatcacgtgggagtgttcacatatgatcgaaatgatatcgtttgacaatcaaattgtcatattgaatgttcccattaggagtaagatcaataatattgcttttctctcctacaattcaatcaataattgaagcacagactaacagacaggacactcaaattagattcgtcaatcattttaacggtcatttcgaatattcctttatttgggacagtactcacctgtgtcatgatggcgccacgttaccctatcaaaaatatcctttctgtcatctagactgtgtttatttttttcatttaccaacagagttgccattcatacagaattacttgtaatgtattgatttgtctacgtccatgcgaatttcatgcaggatacagatttaatacatattgccaaaactatatacataattgtgctacttctcatcctccaacgcagtacaaaatcgaacccgttttgttacaatatttacttgcttctggtctaccgccacttaatttcggatgaaaattaccaacacaataaaaaataatctagatgagcaacgttgagaaaaataaatggttaccttccaagatCGCTGAAAAAGTTaagtatattatcaacgtaatccaataatttattgtgatgattcattttcaaatattatgatgaaatcaggcatccctgcaagcagctgatcggtgttgacaaacgaggggaaaccaactagtaaaaaaactttcacataacacaaggggtgtaccgatagtaaatagttcgcgcagtacaatataggtggaactagtgaatcacgaaaaattattttgataagaatttactcatactgtcatgtctgttagtctgtgattgaaGTCTTGCAATTAAAGGTttccgaacgccagtattcgttgaaaaatttgaaattataatgattgtttattgtcactctcaaagtgacgttcataaatgagtgcgttcaacgccattatccgtgttgctagttgcgatttttgacaactcgatatgatatcgtacataatatcccggatatcatgccaaattggtgatacgcgttgacataaaattgtatgggatatcaagtgatatcgcacatgatatcaagtatatccgtatatcacttgatatcagcgctaatgtgaacataccacagactaacagacatgacagtatgagtagattcttataaaaataatttttcgtgatgcactagttccacctatattgtactgcgctaactatttactatctgtacaccccttggattatgtaatagtttttttactagttggtttcccctcgtttgtcaacaccgatcagctgcttgcagggatgcctgatttcatcaaaatatttgaaaatgaatcgtcacaataaattattggattacgttgataatatatttaactttttcgcgatgttggaaggtaaccatttatttgactcaacgttgttcatctagactattttttattgtgttggtagttttcacccgaaattaagtagcagcagaccagaagcaagtaaatattgtaacaaaacgggttcggttttgtattgcgttggaggatgagaagtaggcacaattatgtatatagttttggcaatatgtattgaatctgtatcctgcatgaaattcgcatcattacattacaggtaattctgtatgaatggcaactctgttggtaaatgaaaaaaataaacacagtctagatgacagacaggatgtttttgatagggtaacgtggcgccatcatgacacatgtgagtactgtcccaaataaaggaatattcgaaatgaccgttaaaatgattgaagaatctaatttgagtgtcctgtctgttagtctgtgaacatactattagtCTGTGTATTTGTTATCTGTGGTATAGTATGCACAGGTGAAACGGAAACcttattgaaaattcaattcctCCAGAAGAAAAACGTGTTGATTTATTATACACAAAGCGAAAACAATGTATTATTAGTTAATGGCTCAAAAAATAGTATCCCATTCTGTTTAGACTACTGTAAAAGATTCTGATAGAtatcttatgataaaaaagaaccggaattttcatttaaaaattcccgcgcttgtccaatcggtaaacttttattctctcatgaggtgatgaggtgtggatctatgaatatgacatcgaaaccgcacaacaatcgaccgaatggcgcttcgaaggcgagccgttgttctaaattttcatgcattataaaaatcgccacacgaaaatttttcaacttctttgtatagacgccaaaccagTGTTGCATCCAGTATCCGTAAACAGATAATATTCACTGACGGACACAAGCGTTCCAACAGGCATAGTTTCTCTTGCAAGCTCTCTCACTGAGAAGCTACATGTACTGTCATTACTAATGTATGAGTTTCACTGAGAGAGATATTCCGTCAGTTCAGTCTGATGCTCACTTGGAGACGAATCAACATGACTGAAATCTTAGAATGACggtcaattttcaaaatttccgtcGTGATCATCAATTGCAAGGGCAACGTTTTCTCGGTTTGACTTAGTTCTTAGAAGGAAAATAAAAGTGCATTCGCAATGATgtgatgtcagaaaatgataatgatgatcaaagtattatcattttcaatttgctataaaactataaacagaccgttttaaaaacaaacagaaaatgaTCGATCTGTTCTCTCATTCGAAATATTTGACTCTCTGCGTGTTGCCACTCTCGCGTCACTGTTGTTCGTGTTCGCCATACGCTACCCATGGCATGAATTCGATCAACCTTGAATGACGATCATTTTGGTTCGTGATGGAACTACTTCGTATGATTTGACTTGTGGATGATGATCACGACTCAGTGCAACTCtgccgccaaacaaaaactaatcgtacgatatgcgttaaaatttgacagaatatgtataaaagtgttgccaacgttgagagaataaatgtttaccgattggacaagcgtgggaattttaaaatgaacattccggttctttttttatcataaggtatatgatAAATGTGATACCATTTAAAGAACGACAATTGTGCTTTTCTTGATACTTTATTGCAATCACCAGTAATgaataaaaatcaacaaaaaaaattttgaataaaaaaaatgctacaTACTATTTTTGCGATAGACGGCTGACGCAACCAAGTTTACATGCGATAGAAATATTATCTGGCCCACCACCTTTTGATTATATGCGATTGTGATTACCAACTCATTAGTACTGGTTCATTCTGGCCAGTAATCCATTCTGTTGTTGCAGGATAATACGGTCATCCATTTTGTAATGTTTCTCGCAAAACTCGGTCAGCCGCTTGCACGCCTCTGTGATCATCTCCTCCGGGACCGTCAGTACGATTCGCATATAGTTCGGATATTCAAAGCATTGCCCCGGGAGACAGAAAACGCTCTGTTCTGCGATCAAGGCCTGTACAAAGTCCAAATCTGTTTCGTACTCCGGGTACCGTTCGATTTCGATTCCAATCATCATGTACATTGCTCCTCCGGGCATTATCGGACGAAGACCACGGATTTGTTTGATGGATTTATAAGCAATTTCGGCGTGACGCTGCAAGAGGAGATGATttttaattagttttaaaaGTGTCCCTTATTTAAGTCTCGTTACTTACATAAAGTGTAGAAACCAAATCATCGTAAAATGCCGTCGGAGTATTTCTCAAAATGTCGGGAAGTGCACCCTGTACCATTGTATTAGCTCCCAGAATCCGAGCCGATAGATTCGCGAGTCCTTTGCGTACATCTCGGAAATGATTATCGCGATCGTGAATTATTATCCAGCCCATCCGCCAACCGGGGACCAGGAAGCGTTTGGTCAGCCCACCGCACGACAGCACGGGTACTTTCTCAGACAATGAGCTGACCGAGTGGAACTCGTAGCCCGGGAAAACGAAGTGTTCATAGATTTCGTCCGCTATTATTGGCAGGAAATGTTTCTCCGCGATGTTTATAATCGCCTTCAAGTGGCTCTTGCTGAACACGCTGCCACACGGATTGCTTGGATTGGTGATAATCAAAGCGGCTGTATTGCCATCAATCAATGTTTCCAGTTGTGACAAATCAACTTCCCAGTTCTGTTCCGGCATCAAATCATAGTAGCGACATTCAACGCCGAACCCTTCGGCCAGGGTGCGGTATATCGAGAATCCCGGCTTCGGTACTAGGATATTCTGTCCCGCTCCCGCTAGGGCCGAGATGCAGAGATCCAGCGAGCAGCTGCAGCCACTGCAAAGAATGACATCGTTCGGCGTTACCGCACCTTGATGGGCAACGTATTCCGCAACTGCTTCGCGTGCCTCTAGGAAACCGTTGCTGGGACCGTAACCGTTGCTAGAGCCGTCCTCGATTACTCTACGAACCGCTTCGACAACTTCCGGTGCTGGTTTGAGATTTCCAAATGTGGTCGGGTCACCTGGAATATGAAGTCAAACGTAAATAAGAATTAATTGTTTGCTGaattcaaacaaaacaaaatgccGACTATTTTTAATTAATAGTAACTAAATTCGAAACGAGTTCTTCAAATTTGATTCTTACGTATGATCGATTAGAATCAATTAAAAGGTACATAGagttcacagaaaaaaatagttcCAGACAGTTCCATTTCTACTAGTTGATTTCCATAACCAGATCTATCATTTGTTTACATGTATCAGAAAACGTTAGCATACCAGTTGAGTAAGTTATGCGTAACTTGGAGACTAGATAATAAATTGTTTATAATATAAACAAACAACTTGTCATGTACTATCGAGTGATTCGGTAGAAGATTTTCAAGGACTGAAAATAGTTTGTATATGATAGAACGTGTAAACATGTTGAATAACCTTAACAAAGATCATTCCAGAACCTTTAGAACCTTCTACTAGTGGAACTTAACGGAAgcggttaaaattaaaaataattatttctatGATAAAATAGTCAGGATGCGATAATTTACTATCCAAACAATTCTCTATCAGCAGCACTGGCGGAAAACTCTGATGGAGACGCAAGGTATTTGTAAACTATGCGTCTTCCATATGATCTCATAATTTACACAAGCTTCACCGTGTGAAAGCTTCACCAAAGCGTATACGTGACGTGAGCTTTTAGGCAACGAACtggtttttgtttcgcatgACGCGCCCTCTCGGCTGCTCGCTTGCGATTGGTCGGTGAAAGGTGGCTCGTCTCATAGTTAGCCAATCGGCTGTGCTCTTTCATAGGATACATGTTGTCAGGTGAATTCGGCAAACTACTTTGCAAACAAGTGTCGCGAAATGCATAAATTAATGGAATGCGGGTTAGCAGCCGGAATGTGGTCATCAATGCTAATGATGAAtagatttgtttttttgtttatacAAACCTGAGACATGAAAAGTAACAAATGACATGATGGCTGACGGTGGCAGAGGTATTTATTTTGTAGGCAAGAAAAACAGAAgaggattttttttactaaaggCTGTGTTGGTAGAGTTTCAGAGGTGTGTGATCTGTTAATAATATATTGAAATATTACCGGGACCAGTTTCTATAATACCTAACGTAAACAATgccagaatcgaaaatttttcctgGCATACTATCAATTATAATTGCAAAGTTCCATGGAAAAAGTCGATTATAAAGTTTGGAATTATTCTGAAGTTGAATAAACAGTTTATTACACAACAAAAAGTACTTAGTTCCGATTTCTGATAAAATAATCAGTGAATTgaggaaattgtttttgaacctagataaAAAGGAAGAATATTAACTCGAACCAGGGAAAGTTTGCATTGGTAATacagttaatatttttttaaacacaaaCTGTACAGTGTATAACCGCTTTGTTCATTTccaataaaaacaatattaaGCTCATATCATGAACTACTTATTTGGTGTGACTGAATGTATAGAATTAACAGAATTTTGAATAAACTTCAAAATAAACCTTCAACATATGAATGCAACAAAAACTCTTACTTTCGTAGCGTAGAAAAAGCGTTTCGAACTGAGTTTTTCGCATTTTCCATTTGTCGTTTGTTCAGTTTATGTGGCTTCCAATTACCAACCTTTTGAATTTTTCTCATCACTCTAATCAGAAATGGCGTGCCGAGTGACATTCAACTGTTTCGCCATTATTTGTGGTGTTTGTGTGTCATTTTCGTTCAATCGAACATCGAACTTCCAGCTCGGGAGTATCGGGTTAAAATGTGCAAATATATGATAAACAAGTACACTTGATTTCTCAGAGactgcttaaccgattttctttaactcacattcaaatgaaacgccCTATAGTCGCATAGCCTGCTGTtaaatttcatattgatcagacGTCCGGTTCCAAAGTTactgagtaaaatgtgcaaaatgaattaaaaaagtgtaatcgattttctcagagaccgcggaTACGACGTCCGGCTATGAAACTACAGACTGATAAGtagtacagtataaaaatctcATTTTCAGGAGCGTGCTTTTTTACATAACACCCCTCTCAGCAggtcgttcaattttgttggtttttgagcgcttgttgaacgacatattgcacgaaatattcgttcaatttgctggaacggtttgtttttgttttttgtcttgcaaaaatagtgtgaaaattaagtgttacctttacatagaaagaaaatttgttgttattctacgtgaagtagaagtattgtgcaggtatgtagtgttagtttaaaaaaataagtggaaaaaacttcagaaattctgcagttaaactagtccaacggggctccaactcctcatgttaa
This genomic window from Malaya genurostris strain Urasoe2022 chromosome 1, Malgen_1.1, whole genome shotgun sequence contains:
- the LOC131425255 gene encoding NADH dehydrogenase (ubiquinone) complex I, assembly factor 6 homolog, coding for MHKTGSGVWCLKQYVKHASSAAAKSSLTAPQNHCLKLVRQYDKENFLCTLLLKNPQRRSALAIRAFNVEIARITGSVSDDRIGQMRLKFWEDAVNKLYKEDLKHVPDQPVIQELKKAIDNHKLTKRYFQRIVSSRLNTNLRFVTTKQLEEYVEDSVSTVLYLILESHGVRNVHADHVASHLGKAQGIVNLLRSIPCQERRNVVPIPQEILMQHGVSQERVLRNKKDDKGVEEVIFQMAGVAHRHFEHARNLMDSVPKQVRPVFLPGVATGRFLERLRQTNFHLTDPRLLQSDSMLPLLFYWGYFRGKF
- the LOC131425744 gene encoding tyrosine aminotransferase; the protein is MKDLKDLTAIKLKAYTPVKSIRTSWNVPISDFARLTHNPIRAIVEGLKIVPNPDKQLIALSIGDPTTFGNLKPAPEVVEAVRRVIEDGSSNGYGPSNGFLEAREAVAEYVAHQGAVTPNDVILCSGCSCSLDLCISALAGAGQNILVPKPGFSIYRTLAEGFGVECRYYDLMPEQNWEVDLSQLETLIDGNTAALIITNPSNPCGSVFSKSHLKAIINIAEKHFLPIIADEIYEHFVFPGYEFHSVSSLSEKVPVLSCGGLTKRFLVPGWRMGWIIIHDRDNHFRDVRKGLANLSARILGANTMVQGALPDILRNTPTAFYDDLVSTLYRHAEIAYKSIKQIRGLRPIMPGGAMYMMIGIEIERYPEYETDLDFVQALIAEQSVFCLPGQCFEYPNYMRIVLTVPEEMITEACKRLTEFCEKHYKMDDRIILQQQNGLLARMNQY